One segment of Erigeron canadensis isolate Cc75 chromosome 2, C_canadensis_v1, whole genome shotgun sequence DNA contains the following:
- the LOC122587735 gene encoding uncharacterized protein LOC122587735 has translation MSTSQNASSAVSGSTTLKNLTKSTKSNNNRNTGKAIDDSSVGSDPIGPMSKKPEPYFDPFAGSQVRTNHGETNANPNVASMIKGLQAQLATTQSENIARFDILESRMIGSESQRSRSLEVRIHDLEAQENSPAINRSVNFERTSTQGASASQSLGHLFFTPPAKLESASFFYGGNSSNNNNNNNNNEQTPPSSTVTPGLTNSPLSYENNANGMQDNVANAYLARELQKIKELISTVPGYCQPIPEADPQMYKVSRFIPAIASVEIPKKFSAPHMKIYDGTTDPEEHVAQYLERMETVPIPMDLREACLCKGFGATLSGSALKWLLILPNGSITSFAHLVNQFNLQFSCSRLFEKITSDLYQVTQRNNESLKEFLNKFTRESLQIPKLDMNIAVQALKMGLSKDSLYYQDLVMTPCRSLDEARNCALRFIRLEEDEILRKKMETPSTYDRPNKRTETPIFQLSTNKPYTRAVQQNTVERPRSYQYPDLSKYCFPVDVAGIVAAMKNLGDKVRWPPKNPKNDANKDKSRWCSYHEDFGHTIEECFAFRREVGILVGKGYLTELFGKKKAQDIDIKDLDKQIQQQPARPKLTPTNARNINYISGGSEVCGISYSAAKRNAKEGKSEKGEKPLQKSHVLRMDKVTFEEDDMESVQDPHHDGLVVTLYMANHFVRRILIDNGSSVNIIRLETLKRMGISKEEICRISTVLVGFSGETKNTYGEIKLPVYVEGVNSMQKFCVIDSLPGCNIILGRPWIHEMRAVPSTYHQCVKIPTPWEVVKIKGDQKDAKECYTASMKSTNKSNEA, from the coding sequence ATGTCGACCTCCCAAAATGCTTCTTCTGCTGTTTCTGGATCTACAACTTTGAAGAATTTAACCAAATCtacaaaaagtaataataacagGAACACTGGAAAAGCTATTGATGATTCATCTGTAGGATCTGATCCAATTGGCCCGATGTCTAAGAAGCCGGAACCCTATTTCGATCCATTTGCAGGATCACAGGTAAGAACTAATCATGGCGAAACTAACGCTAACCCAAATGTTGCTTCCATGATTAAAGGTTTGCAGGCACAATTAGCAACGACACAATCAGAAAATATCGCTAGATTTGATATTTTGGAGTCTAGAATGATAGGAAGCGAGAGCCAACGATCTCGAAGTCTAGAAGTCAGAATTCATGACTTAGAGGCTCAAGAGAATTCACCTGCAATTAATAGGAGTGTCAACTTTGAAAGAACCAGTACTCAAGGAGCGTCGGCGTCTCAATCATTGGGTCATTTATTCTTTACTCCTCCTGCAAAACTCGAATCTGCTTCCTTCTTTTATGGAGGAAATAGTtcaaataataacaacaataacaataataatgaacaAACTCCTCCGTCTTCTACGGTGACTCCAGGTTTGACTAATTCCCCTCTTAGTTATGAAAATAATGCTAACGGTATGCAGGACAATGTGGCAAATGCGTATTTAGCAAGGGAGTTGCAGAAAATCAAGGAACTAATCTCAACAGTTCCGGGATACTGCCAGCCAATCCCAGAAGCCGATCCACAGATGTACAAGGTTTCCAGGTTTATACCGGCTATTGCTAGCGTGGAAATTCCGAAGAAATTCTCAGCACCTcatatgaaaatatatgatGGGACCACTGACCCAGAAGAACATGTGGCCCAATATTTGGAAAGAATGGAAACAGTTCCAATTCCAATGGATCTGAGGGAAGCATGCTTATGCAAAGGTTTTGGGGCTACATTGTCAGGTTCAGCCCTGAAGTGGTTATTAATTTTACCAAATGGATCTATTACTTCTTTTGCACATTTAGTTAATCAgtttaatttacaattttcttGTAGTAGACTTTTTGAAAAGATAACGAGTGATCTTTATCAAGTCACTCAAAGGAATAATGAATCTTTAAAAGAATTTCTCAACAAGTTTACAAGGGAATCTCTGCAGATTCCAAAATTAGACATGAACATAGCAGTTCAAGCTCTGAAGATGGGATTAAGCAAAGATTCTTTATATTATCAGGATCTTGTTATGACACCTTGTAGGTCACTTGACGAAGCAAGAAATTGTGCTTTGAGGTTCATCAGGTTGGAAGAAGACGAAATACTGAGAAAGAAGATGGAGACACCATCAACATATGATCGTCCAAATAAGAGAACAGAAACTCCCATATTCCAACTAAGCACAAACAAGCCATATACGAGAGCTGTGCAACAAAATACAGTCGAGAGGCCTAGAAGTTATCAATATCCTGACTTATCTAAATATTGTTTCCCTGTTGATGTTGCAGGAATAGTAGCAGCAATGAAGAATCTTGGGGACAAAGTCAGATGGCCtcccaagaatcctaagaatgatgCAAACAAAGACAAGTCAAGATGGTGTTCCTATCATGAAGATTTTGGGCATACTATTGAAGAGTGTTTTGCTTTCAGGAGGGAAGTTGGGATACTCGTTGGCAAGGGATATTTAACAGAACTATTTGGCAAAAAGAAGGCTCAAGATATCGATATTAAAGATTTGGACAAGCAGATTCAACAACAGCCAGCGAGGCCCAAATTAACTCCGACTAATGCtagaaatattaattatatttcagGTGGATCGGAAGTATGTGGTATATCCTATTCGGCAGCAAAGAGGAATGCAAAGGAAGGTAAATCAGAAAAAGGAGAAAAGCCACTGCAGAAATCCCATGTGCTACGAATGGATAAAGTGACTTTTGAAGAGGATGATATGGAAAGCGTCCAGGATCCTCACCACGATGGTTTGGTAGTGACTTTATATATGGCTAACCATTTTGTGCGCAGGATCTTAATTGATAATGGCAGTTCAGTCAATATCATTAGATTAGAAACCTTGAAAAGGATGGGAATCTCTAAAGAAGAAATTTGCAGGATATCCACAGTTCTCGTTGGTTTCAGCGGAGAAACGAAGAATACTTATGGCGAAATAAAATTGCCAGTTTATGTCGAAGGAGTAAATTCAATGCAAAAGTTTTGTGTTATTGACTCTTTACCTGGTTGCAATATTATTTTAGGTAGGCCATGGATACATGAAATGAGAGCTGTTCCTTCAACTTATCATCAATGCGTGAAGATCCCAACTCCCTGGGAAGTAGTGAAGATAAAAGGAGACCAGAAAGATGCTAAGGAATGTTATACGGCTTCCATGAAATCTACAAATAAATCTAATGAAGCTTAG